Below is a genomic region from Neoarius graeffei isolate fNeoGra1 chromosome 12, fNeoGra1.pri, whole genome shotgun sequence.
GAAgcttgtttcaaatttgtcttCACAGCACCGGGGGGAACCTTTTGGTTTCTACACCCCTATTTGCGTTTAGGGTTTCAGGGGCTTTTCCACACATTTTGGATGCAAATGATGGGAATTGCGATCAAAGCATGATAATTTGTGATTACAGCTTTTTGAATACTGATGCATCCTAATATCTTATTGCATAGTGTGATTGTTTGCTGGTTTAATTGTCCATAACACTCATTTCTGATTGTTCTCATGCACATTCAGGTTGGATCACTATGCCATCATTAAGTTCCCCCTGACCACAGAGTCAGCCATGAAAAAGATTGAGGACAACAACACTCTGGTCTTCATTGTTGACGTCAAAGCCAACAAGCACCAGATCAAGCACGCTGTCAAAAAACTGTACGACATTGACGTGGCCAAAGTCAACACACTCATCAGGTGCAACTTTGACCCATTTTTGTTTTATGTTCTGCCTCCTCCTGTGTAATGATGTAAACCAATGAATAGCTCTGATTTCTGATGTTCTCAAAGGAACCACTGAACCGCAGGAAGTCTTTTATTTTTGGATTTATGGTGGGTAAAACATTCTAAACGTGTTTGTGATGTTTAGGCCTGACGGTGAAAAGAAGGCCTATGTTCGTCTAGCACCAGACTATGATGCGCTGGATGTTGCCAACAAAGTAAGTTGTCCTAACTCTAAGACATGGAGGATATTAAATAAACTGGATTCATttaaaataaagggtttacataaAATTTATTATAAATAGGACACGGGTGAATAAGCATTCACTTGGTGATGTGTTGTGCATGAAAACAGTGCTTAAATGATAAACTTTTGAAAATGGGAAATGCAAGGTTGAGCTTAAGTCTGATGGGATTTCATTTCTCAGTTCAATAATCTGAGCCTTGCACCTGCTTGCTCACTGTATAACGCTTGAGCTCTGAACAGAAGATGAGTTGCTGAATATATGAGATTGAGTGACTTGAGCACGTGATGTTATTGTTTCTGACTGATTGAATCTTGATGCATTCAAAGGAACCACTGATGCTCCAGATTCTCATTTTCCTGCACACTACAGTTTCATGCAATTTCATGTGTAATTTCTTTTCTCTTACAGATTGGCATCATCTAAACCGCTCTTGGCGATGTGTACAGAAAAATAAATGTGTGTAAAAACATATATACAGTGTCTTTTTATTTATTGACTCCTGTGGCGTATCAATTGAATGTGTACAGGGTGGTCCCAAAATCTCCACACGGGAAATTAACACTTTAGCAAAATGTAATTTTATTTACTAAACTTCCTCTACATGATTGCCTTTTCTTTGTAAGCACAAAGTGTCTCTCCCTCATGATGAACTCATTAACATGTCTGGTGTTAAGGAGTTAATCGTGAGTCATGTAATTGCATTTCATATACATTCCTttaaatgatctttgtgctgcagcAATGAGTGATTTCAGTACTTTATTTTGTCAAAGGCATCCTTAGTCTGGGGGGTGGGTGGGTTTTTTCCCTTTTATTTTACTTGATTTTCTCCTGTTTATGGAGAAATTAAAGTATGTTCTTAAATTGGGGTAACTGGATTAATCTCATAAATGCTTATTTCCATGGGTATTCCTTAAGTCACACATTTTAGGTTGGTTTACACCCCCCGCCGCCTCAAGTGGCCAGTGTCAGAAATTGCCAGTTACACTACCTAATagctagtgttagtaattaccagtcctaaacaccgcctcggagtttgcatgttctccccgtgtccgcgtgggtttcctccgggtgctccggttttccccacagtccaaagacatgcaggttaggttaactggtgactctaaattgaccgtaggtgtgaatgtgagtgtgaatggttgtctgtgtctatgtgtcagccctgtgatgacctggcgacttgtccagggtgtaccccgcctttcgcccgtagttagctgggataggctccagcttgcctgcgaccctgtagaaggataaagcggttagagatgatgagatgaaacaccgcctcgtggccagtgttggtaattagcatggattaaagttttccgtcgctatgacggatttccgtcaactgggagcgctaaaggtcaataatgagtgaTGCAGATCTGAGGAAGAAAggaggggtaggcccataggtctgacaccgatgtgatttagaacttcaccaagctgctgtgattgcctgttgttgaaccctttcttgtgctatgtttgagtatagactccttcgcagtaaacgtcattcatatgtaagcggaaattgcgcgcgcagcctggacccaaaaaaga
It encodes:
- the rpl23a gene encoding 60S ribosomal protein L23a, producing the protein MAPKAKKEVVPAKTEAKSKALKAKKAVLKGVHSHRKKKVRTSPTFRRPKTLRLRRQPKYPKKSAPRRNKLDHYAIIKFPLTTESAMKKIEDNNTLVFIVDVKANKHQIKHAVKKLYDIDVAKVNTLIRPDGEKKAYVRLAPDYDALDVANKIGII